Proteins encoded by one window of Ascochyta rabiei chromosome 1, complete sequence:
- a CDS encoding GATA zinc finger protein 3: MLQAFDLPAIRTTSPPAFDHKTLPSISPEIIGRDISRPSSSSTVASFTQQRPGSHASMQLPALSTLASLASTSAKDNESNGVMGEAQSMKMPSPPSKTSHGLSMTYATAAPATAGGQGNSPPVCQNCTTSTTPLWRRDESGAVLCNACGLFLKLHGRPRPISLKTDVIKSRNRVKTGGPGRKKGEGINGLAAAHPDADGQLGLAQHRRASGKISSGLSDRSQSPISRTGTPNFAHPSNIAPQHMFEQALSSDAVFQSPSMHGFGLRQPSPGSTSSVNGSHLEPPLSYDSLAAQNTALKTRVSEMELINDLFRNRVSELESSEGQARATEHALRAELEATQQREQALKRRIEEIEEESPRHKKMKMSDLVDESRAGSPISSMVE; encoded by the exons ATGCTGCAGGCTTTCGACCTGCCCGCCATCAGAACCACGTCCCCGCCAGCGTTCGACCACAAGACCCTGCCGTCCATCAGCCCGGAGATCATTGGCCGCGACATCTCACGGCCGTCGTCGAGCTCGACGGTGGCGTCGTTTACACAGCAGCGGCCGGGCAGCCATGCCTCGATGCAGCTGCCGGCCCTGTCGACACTGGCTTCGCTAGCATCGACGAGCGCCAAGGACAACGAGAGCAACGGCGTCATGGGAGAGGCGCAGTCGATGAAGATGCCGTCTCCGCCCAG CAAAACCTCCCATGGCCTCAGCATGACCTACGCGACCGCCGCGCCCGCCACTGCTGGCGGACAGGGCAACTCGCCG CCTGTCTGCCAGAACTGCACCACGAGCACCACGCCGCTCTGGCGCCGCGATGAGAGCGGCGCCGTGCTGTGCAACGCCTGCGGCCTGTTTCTGAAGCTGCACGGCCGCCCGCGGCCAATCTCGCTCAAGACGGATGTCATCAAGAGCCGCAACCGCGTCAAGACGGGCGGGCCTGGGCGCAAGAAG GGCGAGGGCATCAACGGCCTCGCTGCCGCCCACCCCGACGCCGACGGGCAGCTGGGCCTCGCTCAACACCGCCGCGCATCCGGCAAGATCTCGTCGGGCCTCTCGGACCGCTCGCAGTCGCCCATCTCGCGCACCGGCACGCCCAACTTCGCCCACCCCTCCAACATCGCCCCCCAGCACATGTTCGAGCAGGCCCTGAGCAGCGATGCCGTCTTCCAGTCGCCCTCGATGCACGGCTTCGGCCTGCGCCAGCCGTCCCCGGGCTCCACGTCCTCGGTCAACGGCTCGCACCTCGAGCCCCCGCTCTCCTACGACTCGCTCGCCGCCCAGAACACGGCCCTGAAGACGCGCGTCTCGGAGATGGAGCTCATCAACGACCTCTTCCGCAACCGCGTCAGCGAGCTGGAGAGCAGCGAGGGCCAGGCACGCGCCACTGAACACGCCCTGCGCGCCGAGCTCGAGGCGACGCAGCAGCGCGAGCAGGCCCTGAAGAGACGCATCGAGGAGATCGAGGAGGAGAGCCCTCGGCACaagaagatgaagatgagCGACCTAGTCGACGAGAGCCGCGCGGGCTCGCCAATCAGCTCCATGGTGGAGTAG
- a CDS encoding translation elongation factor 2 translates to MVNFTTEEIRGLMDNPANIRNMSVIAHVDHGKSTLTDSLVQRAGIISAANAGSARFTDTRADEQERGVTIKSTAISLFAQLQDADDLKDIPTKTEKNEFLINLIDSPGHVDFSSEVTAALRVTDGALVVVDTIEGVCVQTETVLRQALGERIKPVVIINKVDRALLELQVSKEDLYQNFSRVIESVNVVIATYFDKSLGDVQVYPEKGTIAFGSGLHGWAFTIRQFASRYAKKFGVDKNKMMERLWGDSYFNPKTKKWTKVGTHDGQPLERAFNQFILDPIFRIFNAVMNFKTDEIPTLLEKLEIKLTSDEKDLEGKQLLKVVMRKFLPAADALLEMMILHLPSPATAQKYRMETLYEGPHDDVNAIGIRDCDPKGPLMLYVSKMVPTSDKGRFYAFGRVFSGTVRSGLKVRIQGPNYVPGKKEDLFIKAIQRTILMMGRFVEPIDDVPAGNILGLVGVDQFLLKSGTLTTNETAHNLKVMKFSVSPVVQRSVEVKNAQDLPKLVEGLKRLSKSDPCVLTYISDSGEHVVAGAGELHLEICLKDLEEDHAGVPLRVSDPVVQYRETVAGTSSMTALSKSPNKHNRLYVTAQPLDEEVSLAIEAGKIGPRDDFKARARILADEHGWDVTDARKIWCFGPDTTGANLLVDQTKAVQYLNEIKDSVVSGFQWATKEGPVAEEPMRSVRFNIMDVTLHADAIHRGGGQIIPTARRVLYAATLLAQPALQEPVYLVEIQVPEQAMGGIYGVLTRRRGHVFEENQRVGTPLFNIKAYLPVNESFGFTADLRSNTAGQAFPQLVFDHWQVLQGGSPLDNTTLPGKIVADMRKRKGIKIEVPDVNNYYDKL, encoded by the exons ATGGTCAA CTTCACCACCGAGGAG ATCCGTGGCCTCATGGACAACCCGGCGAACATCCGTAACATGTCCGTCATTGCCCACG TCGACCACGGCAAGTCCACCCTCACCGACTCGCTCGTCCAGCGTGCCGGTATCATCTCGGCCGCCAACGCCGGCTCTGCACGTTTCACCGATACCCGTGCCGACGAGCAGGAGCGTGGTGTCACCATCAAGTCCACCGCCATCTCCCTGTTCGCCCAGCTCCAGGACGCCGATGACCTCAAGGACATCCCCACCAAGACCGAGAAGAACGAGTTCTTGATCAACTTGATCGACTCGCCTGGTCACGTTGATTTCTCGTCTGAAGTCACTGCCGCTCTCCGTGTCACCGATGGTGCCCTTGTCGTCGTCGACACCATTGAAGGTGTGTGCGTCCAGACCGAGACTGTGCTCCGCCAGGCTCTCGGTGAGCGCATCAAGCCCGTTGTCATCATCAACAAGGTCGACCGCGCTCTTCTCGAGCTCCAGGTCTCCAAGGAGGACCTGTACCAGAACTTCTCTCGTGTCATCGAGTCAGTCAACGTCGTCATCGCCACCTACTTCGACAAGTCGCTTGGTGACGTCCAGGTCTACCCCGAGAAGGGTACCATTGCTTTCGGTTCCGGTCTGCACGGATGGGCTTTCACCATCCGCCAGTTCGCCTCCCGTTACGCCAAGAAGTTTGGTGTTGACAAGAACAAGATGATGGAGCGTCTCTGGGGCGACTCTTACTTCAACCCCAAGACCAAGAAGTGGACCAAGGTTGGCACACACGACGGTCAGCCCCTTGAGCGTGCTTTCAACCAGTTCATCTTGGACCCCATCTTCCGCATCTTCAACGCCGTCATGAACTTCAAGACCGACGAGATCCCCACTCTCCTCGAGAAGCTTGAGATCAAGCTCACCAGCGACGAGAAGGACCTCGAGGGCAAGCAGCTCCTCAAGGTTGTCATGCGCAAGTTCCTTCCCGCTGCTGATGCTCTCCTCGAGATGATGATTCTCCACCTTCCTTCTCCCGCCACCGCGCAGAAGTACCGTATGGAGACTCTCTACGAGGGTCCCCACGACGACGTCAACGCCATTGGTATCCGCGACTGCGATCCCAAGGGTCCCCTCATGTTGTACGTCTCCAAGATGGTCCCCACCTCCGACAAGGGTCGTTTCTACGCCTTCGGTCGTGTCTTCTCCGGAACTGTCCGCTCCGGTCTCAAGGTCCGCATCCAGGGACCCAACTACGTCCCTGGCAAGAAGGAGGACTTGTTCATCAAGGCCATCCAGCGTACCATCCTCATGATGGGTCGTTTCGTCGAGCCCATCGACGATGTTCCCGCCGGTAACATCCTTGGTCTCGTCGGTGTCGACCAGTTCTTGCTCAAGTCTGGTACCCTCACCACCAACGAGACTGCTCACAACCTCAAGGTTATGAAGTTCTCCGTCTCCCCCGTTGTCCAGCGTTCCGTCGAAGTCAAGAACGCCCAGGATCTTCCCAAGCTCGTCGAAGGTCTCAAGCGTCTCTCCAAGTCCGACCCTTGCGTCTTGACCTACATCTCCGATTCCGGTGAGCACGTTGTTGCCGGTGCCGGTGAGCTCCACTTGGAGATTTGCTTGAAGGATCTCGAGGAGGACCACGCTGGAGTCCCTCTCCGCGTTTCCGACCCCGTTGTCCAGTACCGTGAGACCGTTGCGGGCACATCGAGCATGACTGCTCTGTCCAAGTCGCCCAACAAGCACAACCGTCTTTACGTGACTGCTCAGCCCCTTGATGAGGAGGTCTCCCTGGCCATCGAGGCAGGCAAGATCGGTCCCCGTGACGACTTCAAGGCTCGTGCCCGTATTCTTGCCGACGAGCACGGCTGGGACGTTACCGATGCCCGTAAGATTTGGTGCTTCGGTCCCGACACCACTGGTGCCAACTTGCTTGTCGACCAGACCAAGGCTGTCCAGTACCTCAACGAAATCAAGGACTCTGTTGTCTCTGGTTTCCAGTGGGCCACCAAGGAAGGACCCGTTGCTGAGGAGCCCATGCGTTCAGTCCGCTTCAACATTATGGATGTCACTCTTCACGCTGATGCTATTCACCGTGGTGGTGGTCAGATCATCCCTACTGCCCGTCGTGTGCTGTACGCTGCTACTCTGCTCGCTCAGCCCGCCCTCCAGGAGCCCGTCTACCTTGTCGAGATCCAGGTTCCCGAGCAGGCCATGGGCGGCATCTACGGTGTGCTCACCCGCAGGAGAGGTCACGTCTTCGAGGAGAACCAGCGTGTCGGTACTCCCCTCTTCAACATCAAGGCTTACCTGCCCGTCAACGAGTCTTTCGGTTTCACTGCCGATCTCCGATCCAACACTGCTGGTCAGGCCTTCCCTCAGTTGGTGTTCGACCACTGGCAGGTTCTCCAGGGTGGCTCGCCGCTTGACAACACCACGCTGCCCGGTAAGATTGTGGCTGATATGCGTAAGCGCAAGGGTATCAAGATCGAGGTACCTGACGTCAACAACTACTACGACAAGTTGTAA